The following proteins come from a genomic window of Carassius carassius chromosome 10, fCarCar2.1, whole genome shotgun sequence:
- the LOC132151467 gene encoding TSC22 domain family protein 1-like isoform X2 — protein MHHSDSSGESPVSRRMSHPSVTGRRGSGVTVSSDDHQTSPGPHHPPHSLSLLTPGSQVKKKSGFQITSVLPAQVSSASANTSLADDTESYDDMDESHTEDLSSSDILDVSVSRATDTGVPERSSSEETLNSVHGGETPGVTSPNEPLMQQGYMVNGVQHHHHQKTGRPAAPAAVPVVQQAPGSSGRSGVDAAPLPDTSSASVPPTASAVTTASRFRVVKLDSNSEPFRKGRWMCTEYYEKDAPAGDTGVAHRAVESIIQSEHETTSGSSSGSTLSGGGDGQQAHAPDPGAGQTALLGVESSSASVRPYSVETQSSTKPPVSVSQSALPPVEYTPRPTAQPLQIPPVSPRAVPVSVGIPGLPPVPVSPRPQMSINPDQTGAQLSSSAAPSNLQPLHGATVQALRAPLLPAGPGYVTASQLEDAQRLLLQHHTLLSLPRLTAGGIAGLTGPPASDAAVSADEDSASKYIRSSPENSFLFFHLFKTEDRLVAIETHLQ, from the exons ATGCATCACTCAGACTCCAGCGGAGAGTCACCGGTCAGCAGGAGGATGTCCCACCCGTCAGTGACCGGCCGCAGGGGCAGCGGTGTTACCGTCTCATCTGATGACCACCAGACGTCCCCCGGACCCCATCACCCCCCCCACAGCCTCAGCCTCCTGACCCCCGGGTCACAGGTCAAGAAGAAGAGCGGCTTCCAGATCACCAGCGTCCTGCCCGCGCAGGTGTCCTCCGCCAGCGCCAACACCAGCCTCGCCGACGACACGGAGAGCTACGACGACATGGACGAATCTCACACCGAGGACCTGTCCTCGTCCGACATCCTGGACGTGTCTGTGTCCCGAGCCACGGACACCGGCGTCCCCGAGAGGAGCTCGTCAGAGGAGACGCTGAACAGTGTGCATGGGGGCGAGACGCCCGGAGTCACGTCCCCCAACGAGCCGCTGATGCAGCAGGGGTACATGGTCAACGGTgtccaacatcatcatcatcagaagaCTGGACGACCCGCGGCTCCTGCAGCAGTCCCTGTTGTCCAGCAGGCTCCGGGCTCCAGCGGGCGCTCCGGCGTGGATGCTGCTCCGTTACCGGACACCTCCAGTGCTTCTGTCCCTCCGACCGCGAGCGCCGTGACCACCGCCTCTCGCTTCAGGGTGGTGAAGCTCGATTCCAACTCGGAGCCATTTCGGAAGGGTCGCTGGATGTGTACGGAGTATTATGAAAAAGACGCCCCAGCGGGAGACACGGGGGTCGCTCACAGAGCGGTGGAGAGCATCATTCAGTCTGAACACGAGACCACGAGCGGCAGCTCCTCTGGAAGCACTTTGAGCGGCGGAGGAGACGGTCAGCAGGCTCACGCTCCAGACCCAGGTGCCGGACAGACCGCTCTGTTGGGTGTCGAGAGTTCATCTGCCTCGGTTCGACCCTACAGTGTAGAGACCCAGAGCAGCACCAAACCTCCGGTGTCCGTCAGCCAGAGTGCTCTTCCTCCAGTGGAGTACACCCCGAGGCCCACAGCTCAACCTCTTCAGATTCCTCCGGTGTCACCCAGAGCTGTGCCAGTGTCCGTGGGGATACCAGGGCTTCCTCCGGTGCCCGTGTCTCCGAGGCCACAGATGAGCATCAACCCGGACCAAACCGGAGCCCAGCTGTCTTCATCTGCCGCTCCGAGCAACCTGCAGCCGCTGCACGGGGCCACTGTACAAGCGCTGAGAGCCCCGCTCCTGCCGGCGGGCCCCGGGTATGTGACGGCCTCGCAGCTGGAAGATGCCCAGAGACTCCTGCTGCAGCACCACACACTGCTCTCACTGCCACGGCTGACCGCAGGAGGCATCGCAGGCCTCACAGGACCCCCTGCGTCTGATGCTGCTGTCTCTGCTGATGAAGACAG TGCCTCTAAATATATCCGCTCGTCTCCAGAGAACTCTTTCCTGTTCTTCCATCTCTTTAAAACTGAGGACCGTCTGGTTGCCATAGAGACGCATCTGCAGTGA